A part of Rattus rattus isolate New Zealand chromosome 6, Rrattus_CSIRO_v1, whole genome shotgun sequence genomic DNA contains:
- the LOC116903846 gene encoding GTPase IMAP family member 5 isoform X2 produces MEGLQKSTYGTIVEGQETYSVEDSGRLRILLVGKSGCGKSATGNSILRRPAFESRLRGQSVTRTSQAEMGTWEGRSFLVVDTPPIFESKIQNQDMDKDIGNCYLMCAPGPHVLLLVTQLGRFTVEDAMAVRMVKQIFGVGVMRYMIVLFTHKEDLADESLEEFVTHTGNLNLHRLVQECGRRYCAFNNKASGEEQQGQLAELMALVRRLEQEREGSFHSNDLFVYTQVFLRGGYSEHQEPYKFYLTKVRQEVEKQKRELEEQEGSWMVKMLCRVTSCLDWHIAVSVLLIVLGLTLLITLINMYIGRWK; encoded by the coding sequence TGGTGGGTAAATCTGGCTGCGGAAAAAGTGCCACAGGGAACAGCATTCTCCGCAGACCAGCGTTCGAGTCCAGGCTCAGAGGCCAGTCTGTGACCAGGACCAGCCAGGCAGAGATGGGCACATGGGAGGGAAGGAGCTTCCTAGTGGTGGACACACCCCCCATCTTTGAGTCAAAGATCCAGAACCAAGACATGGACAAGGACATTGGGAACTGCTACCTGATGTGTGCCCCAGGACCCCATGTGTTGTTGCTGGTGACCCAACTGGGACGCTTCACAGTCGAAGATGCCATGGCTGTGAGGATGGTGAAGCAGATCTTTGGGGTAGGGGTCATGAGGTACATGATTGTCCTCTTCACCCACAAGGAAGACCTGGCAGATGAGTCCTTGGAAGAGTTTGTGACCCACACAGGCAACCTCAACCTGCACAGACTGGTTCAGGAGTGTGGGAGGAGGTACTGTGCCTTTAATAACAAGGCTTCtggggaggagcagcaggggcaGCTGGCAGAGCTCATGGCCCTGGTGAGAAGACTGGAACAGGAGCGTGAGGGCTCCTTCCACAGCAATGACCTCTTCGTTTATACTCAGGTGTTCCTTAGAGGTGGCTACAGTGAACACCAGGAGCCATACAAGTTCTACCTGAccaaggtgaggcaggaggtagagaagcagaagagggagctggaggAACAGGAGGGGAGCTGGATGGTTAAAATGCTTTGCAGAGTCACGTCCTGCTTGGACTGGCACATTGCAGTGTCTGTTCTTCTTATTGTTCTTGGTCTGACCCTTCTCATCACTTTAATTAACATGTACATTGGCAGGTGGAAATGA